A single genomic interval of Primulina huaijiensis isolate GDHJ02 chromosome 7, ASM1229523v2, whole genome shotgun sequence harbors:
- the LOC140980270 gene encoding uncharacterized protein produces MWFIIVGTEFGRRQGRFSADFFARAQCSFVFYGQISSSTNHLRMMVVLRYGSQITYFSRITIRLSGSLLLNFRYRHATKAIHGSMLLQTSDSGIGRSSLKNIDGWIILTIP; encoded by the exons ATGTGGTTTATTATTGTAGGTACCGAGTTTGGAAGACGTCAAG GTCGTTTTTCAGCTGATTTTTTTGCGCGTGCACAGTGCTCCTTCGTCTTCTACGGTCAGATT AGCAGCAGCACGAATCACCTCCGGATGATGGTCGTACTCCGATATGGGTCGCAGATAACAT ATTTCAGCCGGATCACAATAAGGTTATCCGGTTCATTACTGCTCAATTTTCGTTACAGACATGCGACGAAGGCTATTCATGGAAGCATGTTACTGCAGACCAGCGACAGTGGTATTGGGAGAAGTTCATt AAAAAATATAGATGGCTGGATCATCTTGACGATACCATGA